Proteins from a genomic interval of Sugiyamaella lignohabitans strain CBS 10342 chromosome C, complete sequence:
- the SEC20 gene encoding Sec20p (Membrane glycoprotein v-SNARE; involved in retrograde transport from the Golgi to the endoplasmic reticulum (ER); required for N- and O-glycosylation in the Golgi but not in the ER; interacts with the Dsl1p complex through Tip20p; GO_component: GO:0031201 - SNARE complex [Evidence IDA] [PMID 12853481]; GO_component: GO:0031201 - SNARE complex [Evidence IDA] [PMID 12893879]; GO_component: GO:0031201 - SNARE complex [Evidence IDA] [PMID 9214619]; GO_component: GO:0005783 - endoplasmic reticulum [Evidence IEA]; GO_component: GO:0005783 - endoplasmic reticulum [Evidence IDA] [PMID 11914276]; GO_component: GO:0005783 - endoplasmic reticulum [Evidence IDA] [PMID 8334998]; GO_component: GO:0005789 - endoplasmic reticulum membrane [Evidence IEA]; GO_component: GO:0016021 - integral component of membrane [Evidence IEA]; GO_component: GO:0016021 - integral component of membrane [Evidence IDA,ISM] [PMID 1537327]; GO_component: GO:0016020 - membrane [Evidence IEA]; GO_component: GO:0005777 - peroxisome [Evidence IDA] [PMID 19346454]; GO_function: GO:0005484 - SNAP receptor activity [Evidence ISM] [PMID 12853481]; GO_function: GO:0005484 - SNAP receptor activity [Evidence ISM] [PMID 12893879]; GO_process: GO:0015031 - protein transport [Evidence IEA]; GO_process: GO:0006890 - retrograde vesicle-mediated transport, Golgi to ER [Evidence IMP] [PMID 8612273]; GO_process: GO:0006810 - transport [Evidence IEA]; GO_process: GO:0048279 - vesicle fusion with endoplasmic reticulum [Evidence IC] [PMID 8612273]; GO_process: GO:0048279 - vesicle fusion with endoplasmic reticulum [Evidence NAS] [PMID 9214619]; GO_process: GO:0016192 - vesicle-mediated transport [Evidence IEA]) gives MTIEEAITRQLDSYHLLLELITRLHTLSSSKEVRQELADLIQRRIKEYDTATESLEIQIENHVSQTDPNRKRYLVSLDRIRENLRLAKVRFRKAQIQSKKNTELAWIKERELIFRPPREDDKSKSSTNGHSKDSGGSGKRELSTQDMLVSKSEDITAKLRHVHQMAQTEVVKSSLNIDELDYSTKTLRELEHKYSAFDVMLNGSQRLVRHLEEADKWDRIYMLASLGFLALVVAWILWRRIFKAPTMLVLWVMLKFFRLVRPSPSDIVNAKSSIFTAPVAETQEIAASAVSSSSELASASGTVLDSISSVTETADELIETLASVLSEAVSTAAETLLAATNRAEPLPVHNDL, from the coding sequence ATGACAATTGAAGAGGCCATTACGCGGCAATTGGACAGTTACCATCTGCTTTTAGAACTAATAACGAGACTTCACACCCTGTCGAGCTCTAAGGAGGTTCGTCAGGAGCTGGCAGATCTAATTCAGAGGCGGATCAAAGAATATGATACAGCGACGGAATCATTGGAAATTCAAATTGAAAATCATGTTAGCCAAACAGACCCAAATAGAAAAAGATACTTGGTCTCCTTAGATAGGATACGAGAGAACCTACGGCTTGCCAAAGTAAGGTTCAGAAAAGCGCAAATACAATCCAAGAAAAATACAGAACTTGCATGGATAAAAGAGAGAGAGCTGATATTCAGGCCACCCAGAGAAGATGACAAGTCTAAATCGTCAACAAATGGGCATAGCAAAGATAGCGGTGGCAGTGGCAAACGAGAACTAAGCACTCAAGACATGCTAGTTAGCAAATCAGAAGATATCACTGCCAAGCTCCGACATGTCCATCAAATGGCACAGACCGAGGTGGTGAAATCGTCATTAAATATAGACGAGCTCGACTACTCGACAAAAACACTACGAGAACTGGAACATAAATACTCAGCTTTCGACGTCATGCTGAATGGATCACAGCGACTAGTTCGCCACCTCGAAGAAGCCGATAAATGGGACAGAATCTACATGCTTGCCTCACTCGGGTTCCTGGCTCTCGTAGTGGCATGGATCCTATGGCGTCGTATTTTCAAGGCTCCAACAATGCTCGTTCTTTGGGTCATGCTAAAATTCTTCCGTTTAGTACGTCCTTCTCCCAGCGATATTGTAAATGCTAAGTCAAGTATATTCACAGCACCGGTCGCCGAGACCCAAGAAATTGCTGCTTCAGCTGTATCCTCTTCCTCGGAACTTGCATCCGCTTCTGGAACAGTACTTGATTCCATTTCTTCTGTCACCGAAACTGCAGACGAGCTCATCGAAACACTTGCTTCCGTACTCTCAGAAGCGGTCTCAACAGCCGCCGAGACCCTGTTAGCTGCTACTAACAGAGCTGAGCCACTTCCCGTACATAATGATTTATGA
- the MDV1 gene encoding Mdv1p (Peripheral protein of cytosolic face of mitochondrial outer membrane; required for mitochondrial fission; interacts with Fis1p and with the dynamin-related GTPase Dnm1p; contains WD repeats; MDV1 has a paralog, CAF4, that arose from the whole genome duplication; GO_component: GO:0016020 - membrane [Evidence IEA]; GO_component: GO:0005741 - mitochondrial outer membrane [Evidence IEA,IEA]; GO_component: GO:0005741 - mitochondrial outer membrane [Evidence IDA] [PMID 11038180]; GO_component: GO:0005741 - mitochondrial outer membrane [Evidence IDA] [PMID 11038182]; GO_component: GO:0005741 - mitochondrial outer membrane [Evidence IDA] [PMID 16407407]; GO_component: GO:0005739 - mitochondrion [Evidence IEA]; GO_component: GO:0005739 - mitochondrion [Evidence IDA] [PMID 16823961]; GO_function: GO:0043130 - ubiquitin binding [Evidence IDA] [PMID 21070969]; GO_process: GO:0000266 - mitochondrial fission [Evidence IGI,IMP] [PMID 11038180]; GO_process: GO:0000266 - mitochondrial fission [Evidence IGI,IMP,IPI] [PMID 11038182]; GO_process: GO:0000266 - mitochondrial fission [Evidence IGI,IMP] [PMID 11038183]; GO_process: GO:0000266 - mitochondrial fission [Evidence IGI,IMP,IPI] [PMID 11179417]; GO_process: GO:0000002 - mitochondrial genome maintenance [Evidence IGI,IMP] [PMID 11038182]; GO_process: GO:0016559 - peroxisome fission [Evidence IGI] [PMID 18445678]): MSSQDSSFSSTVAATNKNLSRLSKTVASTATTLMTSSYGDLTNTHYQSAMKDIARQPAYQKRLFAFNTRRAPSEFVKTSLSRSEIQYRAVTSIPEELLHNIPTADDNKFSLFQGFQATTEEISSQDKDIGTSSKLLKGKESSRIPSSQPLSVQRNIINHHLDILEIRKDLAANEIKEIDQRIAHLNSTRMIVFERIAELEQEELKLEAELEQLSIKLEKEENKDHAARVSSESGSSKLDSTSIGISTPKETSSDDNGWSDLAAESPSTQQASSTSPADRSFASNSQEEAVVVDSPLLSQSIYGKLQNETASTKKNRNIRRRNSLSRRKTMPTLQQFYAPGKNIRTIEAHSDSITAVDFDIPFGTMVSASIDDSVLVWDLSKGKAIRELDGHKASVKCLQMENNLVATGSADATVKLWDLTGGDEEPAVEEDDYIPNGDNCYVETFAAHVGEITALNFSDNTLVTGSADKTIRQWDIQTGRCLQTLDVLWASAQSSAASAFGGFDDTRWRRKTMVPGAGGEVSAEYDFVGALQCFDAALATGTADGIVRLWDLRTGQVHRSLLGHTGPVTCLQFDDVHLATGSLDRSIRIWDLRTGSIFDAFAYESPITSLHFDTRRIVSANSENTVKIYDREVERHWTCGAGEEDSTASVINSVRYREGYLIEGREDGKIGVWAC; the protein is encoded by the coding sequence ATGTCTTCACAGGACTCGTCATTTTCATCGACGGTGGCAGCCACAAATAAGAATCTGAGTCGGTTATCGAAAACAGTGGCGTCGACCGCAACAACACTCATGACTTCGTCGTACGGTGATCTCACAAATACACATTATCAATCAGCTATGAAAGACATAGCCCGACAACCAGCATATCAAAAACGTCTCTTTGCATTCAATACTCGACGAGCTCCGTCTGAATTTGTCAAGACATCGCTATCGAGGAGCGAGATCCAGTATCGTGCAGTAACAAGCATTCCGGAAGAGCTTCTTCACAATATTCCTACTGCCGATGATAACAAATTCTCGTTATTTCAAGGGTTCCAGGCTACTACCGAAGAAATTAGCAGCCAGGATAAGGATATAGGGACCTCATCAAAGCTGTTAAAGGGAAAAGAATCAAGCCGTATACCATCGTCTCAGCCTTTATCGGTTCAAcgaaatattattaatcaTCATTTAGATATTTTGGAGATTCGCAAAGATCTGGCTGCTaatgaaataaaagaaaTCGATCAGCGAATCGCGCATCTCAATTCGACTCGAAtgattgtttttgaaaGGATAGCTGAGTTGGAGCAGGAAGAACTGAAATTAGAAGCTGAACTCGAACAACTGTCTATAAAGttagaaaaagaagagaacaaAGATCACGCGGCCAGAGTTTCTAGTGAGAGTGGTAGTTCAAAGCTTGATTCCACAAGCATTGGTATATCGACACCAAAAGAAACCAGTTCAGATGATAACGGCTGGTCGGATTTGGCTGCTGAGTCGCCATCTACACAACAGGCATCTTCTACATCACCAGCCGACCGCAGTTTTGCATCTAATTCCCAGGAAGAGGCTGTTGTAGTTGATTCACCACTTCTCTCTCAAAGCATATATGGCAAACTTCAAAATGAGACTGCCagtaccaagaaaaatagaaatattCGCCGACGAAACTCGCTTTCCAGGCGGAAAACAATGCCCACTCTTCAACAATTCTATGCTCCAGGAAAAAACATTCGCACTATTGAAGCCCATTCTGATTCAATCACGGCTGTAGACTTTGATATTCCGTTCGGTACAATGGTTTCGGCCTCTATAGACGACTCGGTTCTTGTGTGGGATCTGAGTAAAGGAAAAGCTATCCGTGAACTAGATGGCCACAAAGCATCTGTCAAATGTTTACAAATGGAAAACAATCTGGTTGCTACTGGATCCGCTGATGCTACTGTAAAGCTGTGGGACTTAACTGGAGGAGACGAGGAACCTGCTGTAGAGGAAGATGATTATATTCCTAATGGCGATAACTGCTATGTTGAAACATTCGCAGCACATGTAGGGGAAATCACTGCCCTAAACTTTTCTGACAATACACTCGTGACCGGATCGGCCGATAAAACCATTCGTCAATGGGATATCCAGACAGGACGATGCTTGCAGACATTGGATGTGCTATGGGCATCTGCACAATCTTCAGCAGCGAGTGCTTTTGGCGGGTTTGATGATACCCgatggagaagaaagacTATGGTACCTGGAGCCGGTGGAGAAGTTTCTGCTGAGTATGACTTTGTGGGTGCTCTCCAATGTTttgatgctgctcttgCAACTGGTACTGCAGATGGTATTGTCAGACTTTGGGATCTTCGAACTGGTCAGGTTCACCGGTCGCTATTGGGTCACACCGGTCCTGTTACATGCCTACAATTTGATGATGTGCATCTTGCTACTGGCAGTTTAGACAGAAGCATCCGTATTTGGGATCTGAGAACCGGTAGCATTTTCGATGCTTTTGCATACGAGTCTCCTATAACTTCACTTCACTTTGATACCAGAAGAATTGTATCTGCTAACAGTGAAAATACTGTCAAGATCTACGACCGTGAAGTTGAAAGACATTGGACCTGTGGTGCTGGAGAAGAGGACTCAACCGCTTCTGTCATCAACAGTGTACGTTACCGGGAAGGATACTTGATAGAAGGAAGAGAAGATGGAAAAATCGGTGTTTGGGCTTGCTAG
- the CCT7 gene encoding Cct7p (Subunit of the cytosolic chaperonin Cct ring complex; related to Tcp1p, required for the assembly of actin and tubulins in vivo; mutant has increased aneuploidy tolerance; GO_component: GO:0005832 - chaperonin-containing T-complex [Evidence IPI] [PMID 15704212]; GO_component: GO:0005832 - chaperonin-containing T-complex [Evidence IDA] [PMID 16762366]; GO_component: GO:0005737 - cytoplasm [Evidence IEA,IEA]; GO_component: GO:0005737 - cytoplasm [Evidence IDA] [PMID 11914276]; GO_function: GO:0005524 - ATP binding [Evidence IEA,IEA]; GO_function: GO:0000166 - nucleotide binding [Evidence IEA]; GO_function: GO:0051082 - unfolded protein binding [Evidence IEA]; GO_function: GO:0051082 - unfolded protein binding [Evidence IDA] [PMID 16762366]; GO_process: GO:0044267 - cellular protein metabolic process [Evidence IEA]; GO_process: GO:0006457 - protein folding [Evidence IEA]; GO_process: GO:0006457 - protein folding [Evidence IDA] [PMID 16762366]), translating into MNNFGGQTPTIVVLKEGTDASQGKGQIISNINACIAIQDTLRPTLGPLGSDILIVGNRGETTISNDGATILKLLDVVHPAAKVLVDISRAQDAEVGDGTTSVTLLAGELLKESKAFVEENVSTHTIIKGYRAAARLAVDKIRNELAVKIEKSDPNQFRELLERCASTAMSSKLIHNNSDFFTKMVVDTVLTLDQDDLNEKLIGIKKVPGGAIEDTMFVDGVAFKKTFAYAGFEQQPKKFTNPKVLCLNVELELKAEKDNAEVRVEQVSEYQAVVDAEWQIIYNKLEAIEASGANVVLSKLPIGDLATQYFADRNIFCAGRVSSDDMNRVVSAVGGSIQSTCSDILPEHLGTCDNFEEKQIGAERYNFFTGCPKAKTCTLVLRGGSDQFIAEVERSLHDAIMIVKRSVKNNTIVAGGGACEMEISKYLREHSKTIPGKQQLIIAAFARALEVIPRQLCDNAGFDGTDLLNKLRMRHAKGDKWAGIDFDTAGISDNYARFVWEPALVKINALQSATEAACLILSVDETVKNEESAAPQTGPPMPQGAPQRALQGRMPR; encoded by the coding sequence ATGAACAATTTCGGCGGTCAGACCCCTACGATTGTGGTTCTGAAGGAAGGAACCGATGCTTCACAGGGCAAGGGACAGATCATTAGTAATATCAACGCGTGTATTGCTATCCAGGACACGTTGAGACCCACGTTGGGTCCACTTGGTTCAGATATTCTCATTGTTGGCAACAGAGGCGAGACCACCATCTCTAATGATGGAGCTACTATTTTGAAATTGCTTGATGTGGTCCATCCAGCTGCCAAAGTTCTGGTGGATATCTCCCGTGCTCAAGATGCAGAGGTTGGTGATGGTACCACCTCAGTTACCCTATTAGCCGGCGAATTGCTGAAAGAAAGTAAAGCATTTGTCGAGGAAAACGTTTCTACTCACACAATTATTAAAGGATACAGAGCAGCTGCTAGATTAGCAGTGGACAAGATCCGCAACGAACTGGCAGTCAAGATTGAAAAATCGGACCCCAACCAATTCCGAGAATTATTAGAACGATGTGCATCGACGGCCATGTCATCCAAACTCATTCACAACAATTCGGATTTCTTCACTAAAATGGTAGTCGACACAGTATTGACCCTGGATCAGGATGATCTTAATGAGAAACTCATTGGTATCAAGAAGGTGCCAGGAGGTGCCATTGAAGATACCATGTTTGTTGACGGAGTGGCATTCAAAAAGACGTTTGCATATGCCGGATTTGAGCAACAACCCAAAAAGTTCACCAATCCCAAGGTTCTATGTTTGAATGTCGAATTAGAATTAAAAGCCGAAAAGGACAATGCTGAAGTGCGTGTGGAGCAAGTTTCCGAGTACCAGGCAGTTGTCGATGCTGAATGGCAGATCATTTACAACAAATTAGAAGCCATTGAGGCATCTGGTGCTAATGTAGTGTTGTCCAAGCTGCCAATTGGCGATTTGGCTACCCAGTACTTTGCTGACAGGAACATTTTCTGTGCCGGTAGAGTGAGTTCTGACGATATGAACCGTGTTGTGTCTGCAGTTGGAGGATCTATTCAATCGACCTGTTCTGACATTCTTCCTGAGCATCTTGGAACTTGTGATAATTTCGAGGAAAAGCAAATTGGTGCTGAGAGATACAATTTCTTCACTGGCTGTCCTAAAGCCAAGACATGCACTTTGGTTCTGAGAGGAGGATCTGACCAGTTCATTGCCGAGGTCGAGCGGTCTCTTCATGACGCTATCATGATTGTTAAGAGatcagtgaaaaataataccatTGTTGCTGGAGGAGGTGCCTGTGAGATGGAAATCTCCAAGTATCTTCGTGAGCACTCGAAGACTATTCCTGGCAAACAACAACTGATTATTGCGGCCTTTGCCCGTGCTTTAGAGGTGATTCCCCGACAATTGTGCGACAATGCCGGTTTCGACGGCACAGACCTGCTCAACAAGCTCCGAATGCGTCATGCCAAGGGCGACAAATGGGCCGGCATCGATTTCGACACCGCCGGTATCTCTGACAACTACGCTCGTTTCGTCTGGGAGCCGGCTCTCGTGAAAATCAACGCTCTGCAATCTGCTACCGAAGCAGCCTGTCTTATCCTCTCTGTCGACGAAACTGTCAAGAACGAAGAAAGTGCTGCTCCTCAGACAGGTCCCCCCATGCCCCAAGGTGCTCCACAACGAGCTCTTCAAGGCCGTATGCCCCGTTAA